The proteins below are encoded in one region of Carettochelys insculpta isolate YL-2023 chromosome 32, ASM3395843v1, whole genome shotgun sequence:
- the LOC142004545 gene encoding olfactory receptor 10G6-like, which translates to MECGNRSQLSHFILVGLPYPPALRVPLFFFFLLIYLLTLCGNLLILLAVVLDRRLQKPMYWFLCHLSFIDMAVSSVVVPKVVATFLPGGGDVSFQGCAAQLFFFHFLGCTECFLYTVMAYDRFLAICKPLRYGVIMNRTACLCLAAGTWLGGSIHSTIQTFLTFHLTYGRGTRVGYIFCDIPAMLKLACGDTAFNEQVTFVDIGFLAITCFLLILTSYVYIISAILRIRSAEGRRRAFSTCAAHVTVVVTYYVPLVFIYLRPGSQHPLDSVVAVFYTTVTPFLNPLIYTLRNQEMKSALTKLAGKQEAART; encoded by the coding sequence ATGGAGTGCGGGAACCGGTCCCAACTATCTCATTTTATCCTGGTGGGGCTCCCGTACCCCCCAGCACTGCGGGTGCCCttgttctttttcttcctcctcatctACCTGTTGACGCTCTGTGGGAACCTGCTCATCCTGCTGGCTGTGGTCCTAGATCGCCGGCTGCAGAAGCCCATGTACTGGTTCCTCTGCCACTTGTCCTTCATAGACATGGCGGTCTCCTCCGTGGTGGTGCCCAAGGTGGTGGCCACATTTCTGCCAGGCGGTGGGGACGTCTCCTTCCAGGGCTGTGCAGCTCAGCTCTTCTTCTTCCACTTCCTGGGCTGCACCGAGTGCTTCCTCTACACggtcatggcctacgaccgcttcCTGGCCATCTGCAAGCCCCTGCGCTACGGCGTCATTATGAACCGCACAGCCTGCCTGTGCCTGGCCGCGGGGACCTGGCTAGGGGGCTCCATACACTCCACCATACAGACCTTCCTCACCTTTCATCTGACTTATGGCCGGGGCACCCGGGTAGGCTACATCTTCTGCGATATCCCAGCCATGCTCAAGCTGGCGTGTGGGGACACGGCCTTCAACGAGCAGGTGACATTTGTTGACATCGGGTTCCTGGCCATCACTTGCTTCCTGCTGATCCTCACATCCTACGTCTACATCATCTCAGCCATCTTGAGGATCCGCTCCGCCGAGGGCAGGCGCCGGGCCTTCTCCACCTGCGCAGCTCACGTCACTGTGGTGGTGACCTACTACGTGCCCTTGGTCTTCATCTATCTGAGGCCAGGGTCCCAGCATCCCCTCGATAGCGTGGTGGCTGTTTTCTACACCACAGTGACCCCGTTTCTGAACCCCCTCATCTACACACTGAGGAACCAGGAGATGAAAAGTGCCCTGACGAAGCTGGCAGGGAAGCAGGAAGCTGCTCGGACCTGA